A region from the Amycolatopsis camponoti genome encodes:
- a CDS encoding YciI family protein yields MMQYLLAVQFDESAPPEPEEDVRAMMARTGEVTDEMKDAGVWVFVGGLQHSDATTVVRTAGGTTAFTDGPFAETKEQLGGFWVIQAEDLDQALVWAEKCSVACGQPIEVRPFDDGSRRR; encoded by the coding sequence ATGATGCAGTACCTCCTCGCCGTCCAGTTCGACGAAAGCGCGCCGCCGGAGCCCGAAGAGGACGTGCGGGCCATGATGGCCCGGACCGGCGAGGTCACCGACGAGATGAAGGACGCCGGGGTGTGGGTCTTCGTCGGCGGGCTGCAGCACTCGGACGCCACGACGGTCGTCCGCACCGCCGGCGGCACGACCGCGTTCACCGACGGCCCGTTCGCCGAAACCAAGGAACAGCTCGGCGGGTTCTGGGTGATCCAGGCCGAGGACCTCGACCAGGCGCTCGTCTGGGCCGAGAAGTGCTCGGTGGCCTGCGGGCAGCCGATCGAGGTGCGCCCGTTCGACGACGGTTCGCGCCGGCGCTGA
- a CDS encoding DUF397 domain-containing protein: MDPSKSGWFKSSYSQGENTACVEVAFATPAVAVRDSKDPSGPHLAVDSSSWLGFLTSITTAVTRTG; encoded by the coding sequence GTGGACCCGAGCAAGTCAGGCTGGTTCAAGAGCAGCTATAGCCAGGGCGAAAACACCGCCTGCGTCGAGGTCGCCTTCGCCACACCCGCCGTGGCGGTGCGGGACTCGAAGGATCCCTCCGGCCCGCACCTCGCCGTCGACTCTTCTTCCTGGCTCGGCTTCCTCACCTCGATCACTACCGCCGTCACTCGGACGGGATGA
- a CDS encoding TetR/AcrR family transcriptional regulator: MTRDAGPAAPARPLRRDAELNRRRILASARVVFGQRGLEATLDDIAHHAGLGVGTVYRRFPSKEHLVEAMFAERMEEIGDLAEEALKADDPWQAFVDFTWKSIELHSGDRGLREIMLSNKFGHEHVAEEKARMVPLITQLVERAKAAGGLRADFAPTDIPLLHMMIGSAIEFTSAVEPDLWRRCLAMLLDGLRAQPGKPSELPHPPLGVDEVDEAMSCWRP; this comes from the coding sequence ATGACACGGGACGCAGGTCCCGCCGCACCGGCGCGGCCGCTGCGGCGCGACGCCGAACTCAACCGCCGCCGCATCCTCGCCTCGGCCCGGGTGGTCTTCGGCCAGCGAGGGCTCGAAGCCACGCTCGACGACATCGCCCACCACGCCGGCCTCGGCGTCGGCACCGTCTACCGCCGGTTCCCCAGCAAGGAACACCTGGTCGAGGCCATGTTCGCCGAGCGGATGGAAGAAATCGGCGACCTCGCCGAGGAAGCGCTGAAGGCCGACGACCCCTGGCAGGCGTTCGTCGACTTCACCTGGAAGTCGATCGAGCTTCACTCGGGCGACCGCGGGCTGCGCGAGATCATGCTGTCCAACAAGTTCGGCCACGAGCACGTCGCGGAAGAGAAAGCCCGCATGGTGCCGTTGATCACACAGCTCGTCGAGCGGGCGAAGGCGGCGGGCGGCCTGCGCGCCGACTTCGCCCCGACGGACATCCCGCTGCTGCACATGATGATCGGCTCGGCGATCGAGTTCACGTCCGCGGTCGAGCCCGACCTGTGGCGCCGCTGCCTCGCGATGCTGCTGGACGGCCTGCGCGCCCAGCCCGGCAAGCCGTCGGAGCTGCCCCACCCGCCGCTCGGCGTGGACGAAGTCGACGAAGCGATGTCCTGCTGGCGCCCCTGA
- a CDS encoding helix-turn-helix domain-containing protein: MAYYSVPAIRRLQLGRELKAWREKAGLTLEQAGGDLDISKSTLSRLEKGQGAIHPLHARAMAELYRVPEDELVELVEIAREARRPNQNRIEGVSVNSYPALEAEAVSVRNFEVATVPGLLQTEDYAAAFFAESGTRERNRNLNVRMHRAKRLHAEDPLQLHTIIDEVALRRRIAKPSALVAQMLHIVELSELDNVQVQVVSAAVGAHPGLRGAFSVLRFPEDTISDLGYVDHAGGHLQLVKQTQVAELIRQFRKLGRMALGETESRNLVFALANEMSG; this comes from the coding sequence TTGGCGTATTACAGCGTTCCGGCGATTCGACGGCTGCAGCTGGGCCGGGAGCTGAAGGCCTGGCGGGAGAAGGCCGGCCTGACGCTGGAGCAGGCGGGCGGCGACCTCGACATTTCGAAGAGCACGCTGTCCCGGCTGGAGAAGGGGCAGGGGGCGATCCACCCGCTGCACGCCCGGGCGATGGCGGAGCTGTACCGCGTGCCCGAGGACGAGCTGGTGGAGCTGGTCGAGATCGCCCGCGAAGCGCGGCGGCCCAACCAGAACCGGATCGAAGGGGTGTCGGTCAACAGCTACCCGGCGCTGGAGGCGGAAGCGGTCTCGGTCCGCAACTTCGAGGTCGCGACGGTGCCCGGCTTGTTGCAGACCGAGGACTACGCCGCTGCCTTCTTCGCCGAGAGCGGCACTCGCGAGCGCAACCGCAACCTCAACGTGCGCATGCACCGCGCGAAGCGGCTTCACGCCGAAGATCCACTTCAGCTCCACACGATCATCGACGAGGTGGCCCTTCGCCGCCGGATCGCGAAACCGAGCGCCCTCGTCGCGCAGATGCTGCACATTGTCGAGCTCTCCGAGCTCGACAATGTGCAGGTGCAGGTGGTTTCCGCCGCGGTCGGGGCGCACCCGGGCCTCCGGGGTGCGTTTTCGGTGCTGCGGTTCCCGGAGGACACCATCAGCGATCTCGGCTACGTGGACCACGCGGGCGGCCATCTGCAACTGGTCAAGCAGACCCAGGTCGCCGAACTCATCCGCCAGTTCCGCAAGCTGGGTAGGATGGCCCTCGGCGAAACCGAGTCGAGGAATCTGGTTTTCGCGCTGGCCAACGAGATGAGCGGTTGA
- a CDS encoding PspC domain-containing protein → MSAPVTTRRLSRPRYGRMIGGVCAGLAQRWGMKTSTVRLLAVLSCLLPGPQFVAYLILWAIIPSE, encoded by the coding sequence ATGAGCGCACCGGTCACCACCCGACGGCTGTCCCGTCCCCGCTACGGCCGCATGATCGGTGGTGTGTGCGCGGGTCTCGCCCAGCGGTGGGGCATGAAGACGAGCACCGTGCGGCTGCTGGCCGTGCTGTCGTGCCTGCTGCCCGGGCCGCAGTTCGTGGCCTACCTGATCCTGTGGGCGATCATCCCGTCCGAGTGA
- a CDS encoding MFS transporter — protein MSESTLEVAPPGDVRAAENPHHARRWLILVMIGLAQLMVVLDATVVNIALPSAQVDLGFSNDARQWVVTAYALAFGSLLLLGGRLADVFGRKNALLVGLAGFAAVSALGGAAANIEMLLIARAAQGVFGALLAPAALSLLTTTFTDPKERGRAFGVFGAIGGGGAAVGLLLGGVLTEYLDWRWCMFVNIIFAVVAFVGSSVLLRNERDGGPRPKLDLPGTVTASAGLFALVYGFANAESDSWSSVSVWGFLTAGVVLLGVFVWLQQRVSHPLLPLRVLLDRNRGGSYLAMFLLAIGMFAIFLFLTFYVQQNLKFTPIESGVGFLPMVATLMLAATTATAVLLPRFGPRPLVPTGMAIAAVGLFWLSGIGLESTYASGVLGPLLVMGFGIGLAMAPAMSVATFGVEAHDAGVASAAVNTMQQVGGSIGTALLSTLAGNAATSYLADKVPTPQLAAEAAIESYTTAFTWAAVIFAAGAVISGLLLQSGVPKGEAAPGAVHM, from the coding sequence ATGTCCGAATCCACTCTCGAGGTCGCGCCGCCGGGGGACGTGCGCGCCGCCGAGAACCCCCACCACGCCAGACGGTGGCTGATCCTGGTGATGATCGGCCTGGCGCAGCTGATGGTCGTGCTGGACGCGACCGTCGTGAACATCGCGCTGCCGTCCGCCCAGGTCGACCTGGGCTTTTCCAACGACGCCCGCCAGTGGGTCGTGACGGCGTACGCGCTCGCGTTCGGCAGCCTGCTGCTGCTCGGCGGGCGGCTCGCGGACGTCTTCGGCCGCAAGAACGCCCTGCTCGTCGGCCTGGCCGGCTTCGCCGCGGTGTCGGCGCTCGGGGGCGCGGCCGCCAACATCGAAATGCTGCTGATCGCCCGCGCGGCCCAGGGCGTGTTCGGCGCCCTGCTCGCGCCGGCCGCACTCTCGCTGCTCACCACGACGTTCACCGACCCGAAGGAACGCGGCCGCGCGTTCGGCGTGTTCGGCGCCATCGGCGGTGGCGGCGCGGCGGTCGGGCTGCTGCTCGGCGGCGTGCTCACCGAGTACCTCGACTGGCGCTGGTGCATGTTCGTGAACATCATCTTCGCGGTCGTCGCCTTCGTCGGCAGCTCGGTCCTGCTGCGCAACGAGCGGGACGGCGGCCCGCGCCCGAAGCTCGACCTGCCGGGCACGGTCACCGCGTCGGCCGGCCTGTTCGCGCTGGTCTACGGCTTCGCGAACGCCGAGTCGGACTCGTGGTCGTCGGTTTCGGTGTGGGGCTTCCTCACGGCGGGCGTCGTGCTGCTGGGTGTGTTCGTGTGGCTGCAGCAGCGCGTCTCGCACCCGCTGCTCCCGCTGCGCGTGCTGCTGGACCGCAACCGCGGCGGCTCGTACCTGGCGATGTTCCTGCTCGCCATCGGCATGTTCGCGATCTTCCTGTTCCTGACGTTCTACGTGCAGCAGAACCTGAAGTTCACGCCGATCGAGAGCGGCGTCGGTTTCCTGCCGATGGTCGCGACGCTGATGCTGGCCGCGACGACGGCGACGGCGGTGCTGCTGCCGCGCTTCGGCCCGCGTCCGCTGGTCCCGACGGGCATGGCGATCGCGGCCGTCGGGCTGTTCTGGCTGAGCGGCATCGGGCTCGAGAGCACGTACGCGTCCGGCGTCCTCGGCCCGCTGCTGGTGATGGGCTTCGGCATCGGCCTGGCGATGGCGCCGGCGATGAGCGTCGCGACGTTCGGCGTCGAGGCGCACGACGCGGGTGTCGCGTCGGCCGCGGTCAACACGATGCAGCAGGTCGGCGGCTCGATCGGCACGGCGCTGCTGTCGACGCTGGCCGGCAACGCGGCGACGTCGTACCTCGCGGACAAGGTCCCGACCCCGCAGCTGGCGGCCGAGGCGGCGATCGAGAGCTACACGACGGCGTTCACCTGGGCGGCGGTGATCTTCGCCGCGGGTGCGGTGATCAGCGGCCTGCTGCTCCAGTCGGGCGTCCCGAAGGGCGAAGCCGCCCCCGGCGCCGTGCACATGTGA